Proteins from a genomic interval of Salmo trutta chromosome 39, fSalTru1.1, whole genome shotgun sequence:
- the LOC115179793 gene encoding abl interactor 1 isoform X6 yields MSVGEAVIWHALIAKDVKMAELQMLLEEEIPAGRSALLDSFTNLERVAEYCESNYVQSPDKHRALEETKNYTTQSLASVAYLINTLANNVLQMLDIQASQLRRMESSINHISQTVDIHKEKVARREIGILTTNKNTSRTHKIIAPANPERPVRYIRKPIDYSLLDDMGHGVKWLLRFKASAQNTKAGAAGLPRTNPPTQKPPSPPMSGKGTIGSGSSGGSHPSSSSRSSSRENSGSGSVGLPIAVPTPAPPPTAFPDGAGTAPALPNPAKPPPTTTTTPVPPDGLPVLSLAPNPSPTPPPEGPPVPPPPPQLPTSVTSTGPAAFSTPAQGAPQFFSMNRPVQPQNPPAVGGSLPYRRPASLTGQPNSNMPLALNQPNGGPHFNQVPAGPLVAPPPPSMQITPQLPLMGFVARVQETISDVPPPPPPVEEAVFEEPTPPPPPPEDYEDDDEEEEEESAVVEYSDPYAEEDPPWAPRTYMEKVVAIYDYAADKEDELSFNEGAIIYVIKKNDDGWYEGTMSGTTGLFPGNYVESIMHYAD; encoded by the exons ATGAGCGTTGGAGAGGCTGTGATCTGGCATGCATTGATTGCTAAAGATGTGAAAATGGCGGAGTTACAAATGCTTTTGGAAGAGGAGATTCCAGCTGGACGTAGTGCTTTATTAGATAGTTTTACCAATTTGGAAAGAGTTGCCGAGTATTGCGAAAGCAACTATGTTCAG TCACCAGATAAGCACAGAGCGTTGGAGGAGACTAAAAACTACACCACCCAGTCCCTGGCCAGCGTAGCCTACCTGATCAACACCTTGGCCAACAATGTCCTGCagatgcttgacattcaggcctcCCAGCTCCGCCGCATGGAGTCCTCCATCAACCACATCTCACAG ACAGTGGACATCCACAAAGAGAAAGTGGCCAGGCGGGAGATTGGCATCCTGACCACCAATAAGAACACCTCTCGCACACATAAGATCATTGCCCCGGCCAATCCGGAGAGGCCGGTGCGTTATATCCGCAAGCCAATTGACTACAGCCTGCTAGATGACATGGGCCACGGAGTCAAG TGGTTGCTAAGGTTTAAG GCCAGTGCTCAGAACACGAAGGCCGGAGCCGCAGGTCTCCCTCGCACCAACCCACCCACACAGAAGCCGCCCAGCCCACCCATGTCAGGGAAGGGAACCATTGG CAGTGGCAGCAGTGGAGGCAGCcaccccagcagcagcagccgcagcagcagcagagagaataGCGGCAGCGGCTCCGTGGGTTTGCCTATCGCCGTGCCAACGCCTGCCCCGCCCCCCACAGCATTCCCAG ATGGTGCAGGTACCGCCCCTGCCCTTCCCAACCCTGCTAAGCCACctcccactaccaccactactccCGTCCCACCTGATGGCCTCCCTGTACTCtctctagctcctaacccctcccccaccccccctcctgAGGGTCCACCCgtgccccctcccccaccccagcTCCCCACTTCCGTCACTAGCACCGGCCCTGCTGCTTTCAGCACTCCCGCACAAG GTGCCCCCCAGTTCTTCAGCATGAACCGACCGGTGCAACCACAGAACCCTCCTGCGGTGGGGGGGTCTCTGCCGTACCGCCGGCCCGCGTCATTGACGGGCCAGCCCAACTCCAACATGCCCCTGGCCCTGAACCAGCCCAACGGAGGACCCCACTTCAACCAGGTCCCAG CAGGTCCTCTtgttgccccccctcccccctccatgcAGATCACTCCTCAGCTCCCTCTGATGGGCTTTGTGGCTCGGGTACAGGAGACCA TCTCAGACGTGCCCCCTCCCCCGCCCCCTGTAGAAGAAGCTGTGTTTGAGGAACCCACCCCGCCCCCTCCACCTCCAGAGGActatgaggatgatgatgaggaggaggaggaagagtcgGCCGTGGTGGAGTACAGTGATCCCTACGCAGAGGAGGACCCCCCGTGGGCCCCACGCACCTACATGGAGAAAG TGGTGGCGATCTACGACTACGCGGCGGACAAGGAGGACGAGCTGTCCTTCAACGAGGGCGCCATCATCTACGTCATCAAGAAGAACGACGACGGCTGGTACGAAGGAACGATGAGTGGCACCACCGGCCTCTTCCCCGGGAACTACGTCGAGTCCATCATGCACTACGCCgactga
- the LOC115179793 gene encoding abl interactor 2 isoform X1: MSVGEAVIWHALIAKDVKMAELQMLLEEEIPAGRSALLDSFTNLERVAEYCESNYVQSPDKHRALEETKNYTTQSLASVAYLINTLANNVLQMLDIQASQLRRMESSINHISQTVDIHKEKVARREIGILTTNKNTSRTHKIIAPANPERPVRYIRKPIDYSLLDDMGHGVKWLLRFKASAQNTKAGAAGLPRTNPPTQKPPSPPMSGKGTIGRHSPYRTLEPVRPPVVPNDYVSSPTRHGNMAPPQQSPARTASVNQRNRTYSSGSSGGSHPSSSSRSSSRENSGSGSVGLPIAVPTPAPPPTAFPDGAGTAPALPNPAKPPPTTTTTPVPPDGLPVLSLAPNPSPTPPPEGPPVPPPPPQLPTSVTSTGPAAFSTPAQGAPQFFSMNRPVQPQNPPAVGGSLPYRRPASLTGQPNSNMPLALNQPNGGPHFNQVPAGPLVAPPPPSMQITPQLPLMGFVARVQETISDVPPPPPPVEEAVFEEPTPPPPPPEDYEDDDEEEEEESAVVEYSDPYAEEDPPWAPRTYMEKVVAIYDYAADKEDELSFNEGAIIYVIKKNDDGWYEGTMSGTTGLFPGNYVESIMHYAD; the protein is encoded by the exons ATGAGCGTTGGAGAGGCTGTGATCTGGCATGCATTGATTGCTAAAGATGTGAAAATGGCGGAGTTACAAATGCTTTTGGAAGAGGAGATTCCAGCTGGACGTAGTGCTTTATTAGATAGTTTTACCAATTTGGAAAGAGTTGCCGAGTATTGCGAAAGCAACTATGTTCAG TCACCAGATAAGCACAGAGCGTTGGAGGAGACTAAAAACTACACCACCCAGTCCCTGGCCAGCGTAGCCTACCTGATCAACACCTTGGCCAACAATGTCCTGCagatgcttgacattcaggcctcCCAGCTCCGCCGCATGGAGTCCTCCATCAACCACATCTCACAG ACAGTGGACATCCACAAAGAGAAAGTGGCCAGGCGGGAGATTGGCATCCTGACCACCAATAAGAACACCTCTCGCACACATAAGATCATTGCCCCGGCCAATCCGGAGAGGCCGGTGCGTTATATCCGCAAGCCAATTGACTACAGCCTGCTAGATGACATGGGCCACGGAGTCAAG TGGTTGCTAAGGTTTAAG GCCAGTGCTCAGAACACGAAGGCCGGAGCCGCAGGTCTCCCTCGCACCAACCCACCCACACAGAAGCCGCCCAGCCCACCCATGTCAGGGAAGGGAACCATTGG GCGCCACTCCCCCTATAGGACACTCGAGCCGGTGCGTCCTCCCGTTGTCCCTAACGACTACGTCTCGAGCCCGACGCGCCATGGCAACATGGCGCCCCCACAGCAGAGCCCTGCACGCACTGCGTCTGTTAATCAGAGGAACCGCACGTACAG CAGTGGCAGCAGTGGAGGCAGCcaccccagcagcagcagccgcagcagcagcagagagaataGCGGCAGCGGCTCCGTGGGTTTGCCTATCGCCGTGCCAACGCCTGCCCCGCCCCCCACAGCATTCCCAG ATGGTGCAGGTACCGCCCCTGCCCTTCCCAACCCTGCTAAGCCACctcccactaccaccactactccCGTCCCACCTGATGGCCTCCCTGTACTCtctctagctcctaacccctcccccaccccccctcctgAGGGTCCACCCgtgccccctcccccaccccagcTCCCCACTTCCGTCACTAGCACCGGCCCTGCTGCTTTCAGCACTCCCGCACAAG GTGCCCCCCAGTTCTTCAGCATGAACCGACCGGTGCAACCACAGAACCCTCCTGCGGTGGGGGGGTCTCTGCCGTACCGCCGGCCCGCGTCATTGACGGGCCAGCCCAACTCCAACATGCCCCTGGCCCTGAACCAGCCCAACGGAGGACCCCACTTCAACCAGGTCCCAG CAGGTCCTCTtgttgccccccctcccccctccatgcAGATCACTCCTCAGCTCCCTCTGATGGGCTTTGTGGCTCGGGTACAGGAGACCA TCTCAGACGTGCCCCCTCCCCCGCCCCCTGTAGAAGAAGCTGTGTTTGAGGAACCCACCCCGCCCCCTCCACCTCCAGAGGActatgaggatgatgatgaggaggaggaggaagagtcgGCCGTGGTGGAGTACAGTGATCCCTACGCAGAGGAGGACCCCCCGTGGGCCCCACGCACCTACATGGAGAAAG TGGTGGCGATCTACGACTACGCGGCGGACAAGGAGGACGAGCTGTCCTTCAACGAGGGCGCCATCATCTACGTCATCAAGAAGAACGACGACGGCTGGTACGAAGGAACGATGAGTGGCACCACCGGCCTCTTCCCCGGGAACTACGTCGAGTCCATCATGCACTACGCCgactga
- the LOC115179793 gene encoding abl interactor 2 isoform X5, producing the protein MSVGEAVIWHALIAKDVKMAELQMLLEEEIPAGRSALLDSFTNLERVAEYCESNYVQSPDKHRALEETKNYTTQSLASVAYLINTLANNVLQMLDIQASQLRRMESSINHISQTVDIHKEKVARREIGILTTNKNTSRTHKIIAPANPERPVRYIRKPIDYSLLDDMGHGVKWLLRFKASAQNTKAGAAGLPRTNPPTQKPPSPPMSGKGTIGRHSPYRTLEPVRPPVVPNDYVSSPTRHGNMAPPQQSPARTASVNQRNRTYSSGSSGGSHPSSSSRSSSRENSGSGSVGLPIAVPTPAPPPTAFPDGAGTAPALPNPAKPPPTTTTTPVPPDGLPVLSLAPNPSPTPPPEGPPVPPPPPQLPTSVTSTGPAAFSTPAQGAPQFFSMNRPVQPQNPPAVGGSLPYRRPASLTGQPNSNMPLALNQPNGGPHFNQVPVSDVPPPPPPVEEAVFEEPTPPPPPPEDYEDDDEEEEEESAVVEYSDPYAEEDPPWAPRTYMEKVVAIYDYAADKEDELSFNEGAIIYVIKKNDDGWYEGTMSGTTGLFPGNYVESIMHYAD; encoded by the exons ATGAGCGTTGGAGAGGCTGTGATCTGGCATGCATTGATTGCTAAAGATGTGAAAATGGCGGAGTTACAAATGCTTTTGGAAGAGGAGATTCCAGCTGGACGTAGTGCTTTATTAGATAGTTTTACCAATTTGGAAAGAGTTGCCGAGTATTGCGAAAGCAACTATGTTCAG TCACCAGATAAGCACAGAGCGTTGGAGGAGACTAAAAACTACACCACCCAGTCCCTGGCCAGCGTAGCCTACCTGATCAACACCTTGGCCAACAATGTCCTGCagatgcttgacattcaggcctcCCAGCTCCGCCGCATGGAGTCCTCCATCAACCACATCTCACAG ACAGTGGACATCCACAAAGAGAAAGTGGCCAGGCGGGAGATTGGCATCCTGACCACCAATAAGAACACCTCTCGCACACATAAGATCATTGCCCCGGCCAATCCGGAGAGGCCGGTGCGTTATATCCGCAAGCCAATTGACTACAGCCTGCTAGATGACATGGGCCACGGAGTCAAG TGGTTGCTAAGGTTTAAG GCCAGTGCTCAGAACACGAAGGCCGGAGCCGCAGGTCTCCCTCGCACCAACCCACCCACACAGAAGCCGCCCAGCCCACCCATGTCAGGGAAGGGAACCATTGG GCGCCACTCCCCCTATAGGACACTCGAGCCGGTGCGTCCTCCCGTTGTCCCTAACGACTACGTCTCGAGCCCGACGCGCCATGGCAACATGGCGCCCCCACAGCAGAGCCCTGCACGCACTGCGTCTGTTAATCAGAGGAACCGCACGTACAG CAGTGGCAGCAGTGGAGGCAGCcaccccagcagcagcagccgcagcagcagcagagagaataGCGGCAGCGGCTCCGTGGGTTTGCCTATCGCCGTGCCAACGCCTGCCCCGCCCCCCACAGCATTCCCAG ATGGTGCAGGTACCGCCCCTGCCCTTCCCAACCCTGCTAAGCCACctcccactaccaccactactccCGTCCCACCTGATGGCCTCCCTGTACTCtctctagctcctaacccctcccccaccccccctcctgAGGGTCCACCCgtgccccctcccccaccccagcTCCCCACTTCCGTCACTAGCACCGGCCCTGCTGCTTTCAGCACTCCCGCACAAG GTGCCCCCCAGTTCTTCAGCATGAACCGACCGGTGCAACCACAGAACCCTCCTGCGGTGGGGGGGTCTCTGCCGTACCGCCGGCCCGCGTCATTGACGGGCCAGCCCAACTCCAACATGCCCCTGGCCCTGAACCAGCCCAACGGAGGACCCCACTTCAACCAGGTCCCAG TCTCAGACGTGCCCCCTCCCCCGCCCCCTGTAGAAGAAGCTGTGTTTGAGGAACCCACCCCGCCCCCTCCACCTCCAGAGGActatgaggatgatgatgaggaggaggaggaagagtcgGCCGTGGTGGAGTACAGTGATCCCTACGCAGAGGAGGACCCCCCGTGGGCCCCACGCACCTACATGGAGAAAG TGGTGGCGATCTACGACTACGCGGCGGACAAGGAGGACGAGCTGTCCTTCAACGAGGGCGCCATCATCTACGTCATCAAGAAGAACGACGACGGCTGGTACGAAGGAACGATGAGTGGCACCACCGGCCTCTTCCCCGGGAACTACGTCGAGTCCATCATGCACTACGCCgactga
- the LOC115179793 gene encoding abl interactor 2 isoform X4, with product MSVGEAVIWHALIAKDVKMAELQMLLEEEIPAGRSALLDSFTNLERVAEYCESNYVQSPDKHRALEETKNYTTQSLASVAYLINTLANNVLQMLDIQASQLRRMESSINHISQTVDIHKEKVARREIGILTTNKNTSRTHKIIAPANPERPVRYIRKPIDYSLLDDMGHGVKASAQNTKAGAAGLPRTNPPTQKPPSPPMSGKGTIGRHSPYRTLEPVRPPVVPNDYVSSPTRHGNMAPPQQSPARTASVNQRNRTYSSGSSGGSHPSSSSRSSSRENSGSGSVGLPIAVPTPAPPPTAFPDGAGTAPALPNPAKPPPTTTTTPVPPDGLPVLSLAPNPSPTPPPEGPPVPPPPPQLPTSVTSTGPAAFSTPAQGAPQFFSMNRPVQPQNPPAVGGSLPYRRPASLTGQPNSNMPLALNQPNGGPHFNQVPAGPLVAPPPPSMQITPQLPLMGFVARVQETISDVPPPPPPVEEAVFEEPTPPPPPPEDYEDDDEEEEEESAVVEYSDPYAEEDPPWAPRTYMEKVVAIYDYAADKEDELSFNEGAIIYVIKKNDDGWYEGTMSGTTGLFPGNYVESIMHYAD from the exons ATGAGCGTTGGAGAGGCTGTGATCTGGCATGCATTGATTGCTAAAGATGTGAAAATGGCGGAGTTACAAATGCTTTTGGAAGAGGAGATTCCAGCTGGACGTAGTGCTTTATTAGATAGTTTTACCAATTTGGAAAGAGTTGCCGAGTATTGCGAAAGCAACTATGTTCAG TCACCAGATAAGCACAGAGCGTTGGAGGAGACTAAAAACTACACCACCCAGTCCCTGGCCAGCGTAGCCTACCTGATCAACACCTTGGCCAACAATGTCCTGCagatgcttgacattcaggcctcCCAGCTCCGCCGCATGGAGTCCTCCATCAACCACATCTCACAG ACAGTGGACATCCACAAAGAGAAAGTGGCCAGGCGGGAGATTGGCATCCTGACCACCAATAAGAACACCTCTCGCACACATAAGATCATTGCCCCGGCCAATCCGGAGAGGCCGGTGCGTTATATCCGCAAGCCAATTGACTACAGCCTGCTAGATGACATGGGCCACGGAGTCAAG GCCAGTGCTCAGAACACGAAGGCCGGAGCCGCAGGTCTCCCTCGCACCAACCCACCCACACAGAAGCCGCCCAGCCCACCCATGTCAGGGAAGGGAACCATTGG GCGCCACTCCCCCTATAGGACACTCGAGCCGGTGCGTCCTCCCGTTGTCCCTAACGACTACGTCTCGAGCCCGACGCGCCATGGCAACATGGCGCCCCCACAGCAGAGCCCTGCACGCACTGCGTCTGTTAATCAGAGGAACCGCACGTACAG CAGTGGCAGCAGTGGAGGCAGCcaccccagcagcagcagccgcagcagcagcagagagaataGCGGCAGCGGCTCCGTGGGTTTGCCTATCGCCGTGCCAACGCCTGCCCCGCCCCCCACAGCATTCCCAG ATGGTGCAGGTACCGCCCCTGCCCTTCCCAACCCTGCTAAGCCACctcccactaccaccactactccCGTCCCACCTGATGGCCTCCCTGTACTCtctctagctcctaacccctcccccaccccccctcctgAGGGTCCACCCgtgccccctcccccaccccagcTCCCCACTTCCGTCACTAGCACCGGCCCTGCTGCTTTCAGCACTCCCGCACAAG GTGCCCCCCAGTTCTTCAGCATGAACCGACCGGTGCAACCACAGAACCCTCCTGCGGTGGGGGGGTCTCTGCCGTACCGCCGGCCCGCGTCATTGACGGGCCAGCCCAACTCCAACATGCCCCTGGCCCTGAACCAGCCCAACGGAGGACCCCACTTCAACCAGGTCCCAG CAGGTCCTCTtgttgccccccctcccccctccatgcAGATCACTCCTCAGCTCCCTCTGATGGGCTTTGTGGCTCGGGTACAGGAGACCA TCTCAGACGTGCCCCCTCCCCCGCCCCCTGTAGAAGAAGCTGTGTTTGAGGAACCCACCCCGCCCCCTCCACCTCCAGAGGActatgaggatgatgatgaggaggaggaggaagagtcgGCCGTGGTGGAGTACAGTGATCCCTACGCAGAGGAGGACCCCCCGTGGGCCCCACGCACCTACATGGAGAAAG TGGTGGCGATCTACGACTACGCGGCGGACAAGGAGGACGAGCTGTCCTTCAACGAGGGCGCCATCATCTACGTCATCAAGAAGAACGACGACGGCTGGTACGAAGGAACGATGAGTGGCACCACCGGCCTCTTCCCCGGGAACTACGTCGAGTCCATCATGCACTACGCCgactga
- the LOC115179793 gene encoding abl interactor 2 isoform X2 yields the protein MSVGEAVIWHALIAKDVKMAELQMLLEEEIPAGRSALLDSFTNLERVAEYCESNYVQSPDKHRALEETKNYTTQSLASVAYLINTLANNVLQMLDIQASQLRRMESSINHISQTVDIHKEKVARREIGILTTNKNTSRTHKIIAPANPERPVRYIRKPIDYSLLDDMGHGVKWLLRFKASAQNTKAGAAGLPRTNPPTQKPPSPPMSGKGTIGRHSPYRTLEPVRPPVVPNDYVSSPTRHGNMAPPQQSPARTASVNQRNRTYSSGSSGGSHPSSSSRSSSRENSGSGSVGLPIAVPTPAPPPTAFPDGAGTAPALPNPAKPPPTTTTTPVPPDGLPVLSLAPNPSPTPPPEGPPVPPPPPQLPTSVTSTGPAAFSTPAQGAPQFFSMNRPVQPQNPPAVGGSLPYRRPASLTGQPNSNMPLALNQPNGGPHFNQVPGPLVAPPPPSMQITPQLPLMGFVARVQETISDVPPPPPPVEEAVFEEPTPPPPPPEDYEDDDEEEEEESAVVEYSDPYAEEDPPWAPRTYMEKVVAIYDYAADKEDELSFNEGAIIYVIKKNDDGWYEGTMSGTTGLFPGNYVESIMHYAD from the exons ATGAGCGTTGGAGAGGCTGTGATCTGGCATGCATTGATTGCTAAAGATGTGAAAATGGCGGAGTTACAAATGCTTTTGGAAGAGGAGATTCCAGCTGGACGTAGTGCTTTATTAGATAGTTTTACCAATTTGGAAAGAGTTGCCGAGTATTGCGAAAGCAACTATGTTCAG TCACCAGATAAGCACAGAGCGTTGGAGGAGACTAAAAACTACACCACCCAGTCCCTGGCCAGCGTAGCCTACCTGATCAACACCTTGGCCAACAATGTCCTGCagatgcttgacattcaggcctcCCAGCTCCGCCGCATGGAGTCCTCCATCAACCACATCTCACAG ACAGTGGACATCCACAAAGAGAAAGTGGCCAGGCGGGAGATTGGCATCCTGACCACCAATAAGAACACCTCTCGCACACATAAGATCATTGCCCCGGCCAATCCGGAGAGGCCGGTGCGTTATATCCGCAAGCCAATTGACTACAGCCTGCTAGATGACATGGGCCACGGAGTCAAG TGGTTGCTAAGGTTTAAG GCCAGTGCTCAGAACACGAAGGCCGGAGCCGCAGGTCTCCCTCGCACCAACCCACCCACACAGAAGCCGCCCAGCCCACCCATGTCAGGGAAGGGAACCATTGG GCGCCACTCCCCCTATAGGACACTCGAGCCGGTGCGTCCTCCCGTTGTCCCTAACGACTACGTCTCGAGCCCGACGCGCCATGGCAACATGGCGCCCCCACAGCAGAGCCCTGCACGCACTGCGTCTGTTAATCAGAGGAACCGCACGTACAG CAGTGGCAGCAGTGGAGGCAGCcaccccagcagcagcagccgcagcagcagcagagagaataGCGGCAGCGGCTCCGTGGGTTTGCCTATCGCCGTGCCAACGCCTGCCCCGCCCCCCACAGCATTCCCAG ATGGTGCAGGTACCGCCCCTGCCCTTCCCAACCCTGCTAAGCCACctcccactaccaccactactccCGTCCCACCTGATGGCCTCCCTGTACTCtctctagctcctaacccctcccccaccccccctcctgAGGGTCCACCCgtgccccctcccccaccccagcTCCCCACTTCCGTCACTAGCACCGGCCCTGCTGCTTTCAGCACTCCCGCACAAG GTGCCCCCCAGTTCTTCAGCATGAACCGACCGGTGCAACCACAGAACCCTCCTGCGGTGGGGGGGTCTCTGCCGTACCGCCGGCCCGCGTCATTGACGGGCCAGCCCAACTCCAACATGCCCCTGGCCCTGAACCAGCCCAACGGAGGACCCCACTTCAACCAGGTCCCAG GTCCTCTtgttgccccccctcccccctccatgcAGATCACTCCTCAGCTCCCTCTGATGGGCTTTGTGGCTCGGGTACAGGAGACCA TCTCAGACGTGCCCCCTCCCCCGCCCCCTGTAGAAGAAGCTGTGTTTGAGGAACCCACCCCGCCCCCTCCACCTCCAGAGGActatgaggatgatgatgaggaggaggaggaagagtcgGCCGTGGTGGAGTACAGTGATCCCTACGCAGAGGAGGACCCCCCGTGGGCCCCACGCACCTACATGGAGAAAG TGGTGGCGATCTACGACTACGCGGCGGACAAGGAGGACGAGCTGTCCTTCAACGAGGGCGCCATCATCTACGTCATCAAGAAGAACGACGACGGCTGGTACGAAGGAACGATGAGTGGCACCACCGGCCTCTTCCCCGGGAACTACGTCGAGTCCATCATGCACTACGCCgactga
- the LOC115179793 gene encoding abl interactor 2 isoform X3, whose translation MSVGEAVIWHALIAKDVKMAELQMLLEEEIPAGRSALLDSFTNLERVAEYCESNYVQSPDKHRALEETKNYTTQSLASVAYLINTLANNVLQMLDIQASQLRRMESSINHISQTVDIHKEKVARREIGILTTNKNTSRTHKIIAPANPERPVRYIRKPIDYSLLDDMGHGVKWLLRFKASAQNTKAGAAGLPRTNPPTQKPPSPPMSGKGTIGRHSPYRTLEPVRPPVVPNDYVSSPTRHGNMAPPQQSPARTASVNQRNRTYSSGSSGGSHPSSSSRSSSRENSGSGSVGLPIAVPTPAPPPTAFPGTAPALPNPAKPPPTTTTTPVPPDGLPVLSLAPNPSPTPPPEGPPVPPPPPQLPTSVTSTGPAAFSTPAQGAPQFFSMNRPVQPQNPPAVGGSLPYRRPASLTGQPNSNMPLALNQPNGGPHFNQVPAGPLVAPPPPSMQITPQLPLMGFVARVQETISDVPPPPPPVEEAVFEEPTPPPPPPEDYEDDDEEEEEESAVVEYSDPYAEEDPPWAPRTYMEKVVAIYDYAADKEDELSFNEGAIIYVIKKNDDGWYEGTMSGTTGLFPGNYVESIMHYAD comes from the exons ATGAGCGTTGGAGAGGCTGTGATCTGGCATGCATTGATTGCTAAAGATGTGAAAATGGCGGAGTTACAAATGCTTTTGGAAGAGGAGATTCCAGCTGGACGTAGTGCTTTATTAGATAGTTTTACCAATTTGGAAAGAGTTGCCGAGTATTGCGAAAGCAACTATGTTCAG TCACCAGATAAGCACAGAGCGTTGGAGGAGACTAAAAACTACACCACCCAGTCCCTGGCCAGCGTAGCCTACCTGATCAACACCTTGGCCAACAATGTCCTGCagatgcttgacattcaggcctcCCAGCTCCGCCGCATGGAGTCCTCCATCAACCACATCTCACAG ACAGTGGACATCCACAAAGAGAAAGTGGCCAGGCGGGAGATTGGCATCCTGACCACCAATAAGAACACCTCTCGCACACATAAGATCATTGCCCCGGCCAATCCGGAGAGGCCGGTGCGTTATATCCGCAAGCCAATTGACTACAGCCTGCTAGATGACATGGGCCACGGAGTCAAG TGGTTGCTAAGGTTTAAG GCCAGTGCTCAGAACACGAAGGCCGGAGCCGCAGGTCTCCCTCGCACCAACCCACCCACACAGAAGCCGCCCAGCCCACCCATGTCAGGGAAGGGAACCATTGG GCGCCACTCCCCCTATAGGACACTCGAGCCGGTGCGTCCTCCCGTTGTCCCTAACGACTACGTCTCGAGCCCGACGCGCCATGGCAACATGGCGCCCCCACAGCAGAGCCCTGCACGCACTGCGTCTGTTAATCAGAGGAACCGCACGTACAG CAGTGGCAGCAGTGGAGGCAGCcaccccagcagcagcagccgcagcagcagcagagagaataGCGGCAGCGGCTCCGTGGGTTTGCCTATCGCCGTGCCAACGCCTGCCCCGCCCCCCACAGCATTCCCAG GTACCGCCCCTGCCCTTCCCAACCCTGCTAAGCCACctcccactaccaccactactccCGTCCCACCTGATGGCCTCCCTGTACTCtctctagctcctaacccctcccccaccccccctcctgAGGGTCCACCCgtgccccctcccccaccccagcTCCCCACTTCCGTCACTAGCACCGGCCCTGCTGCTTTCAGCACTCCCGCACAAG GTGCCCCCCAGTTCTTCAGCATGAACCGACCGGTGCAACCACAGAACCCTCCTGCGGTGGGGGGGTCTCTGCCGTACCGCCGGCCCGCGTCATTGACGGGCCAGCCCAACTCCAACATGCCCCTGGCCCTGAACCAGCCCAACGGAGGACCCCACTTCAACCAGGTCCCAG CAGGTCCTCTtgttgccccccctcccccctccatgcAGATCACTCCTCAGCTCCCTCTGATGGGCTTTGTGGCTCGGGTACAGGAGACCA TCTCAGACGTGCCCCCTCCCCCGCCCCCTGTAGAAGAAGCTGTGTTTGAGGAACCCACCCCGCCCCCTCCACCTCCAGAGGActatgaggatgatgatgaggaggaggaggaagagtcgGCCGTGGTGGAGTACAGTGATCCCTACGCAGAGGAGGACCCCCCGTGGGCCCCACGCACCTACATGGAGAAAG TGGTGGCGATCTACGACTACGCGGCGGACAAGGAGGACGAGCTGTCCTTCAACGAGGGCGCCATCATCTACGTCATCAAGAAGAACGACGACGGCTGGTACGAAGGAACGATGAGTGGCACCACCGGCCTCTTCCCCGGGAACTACGTCGAGTCCATCATGCACTACGCCgactga